From Humisphaera borealis, the proteins below share one genomic window:
- a CDS encoding ATP-binding protein, whose protein sequence is MVKRVFDIPSDFSASRDVQTHIMDDVVAAGFDEERIFAIRISLEEAIVNAIRHGNRMDASKRVKIEAATGPGYLEVTVEDEGPGFDRKNVPDPTAAENLCRPSGRGILLIESYMTSVGWEAGGRRMRMILQGA, encoded by the coding sequence ATGGTCAAGCGCGTCTTCGACATCCCTTCCGACTTCAGCGCAAGTCGTGACGTGCAAACGCACATCATGGATGATGTCGTCGCCGCCGGCTTCGACGAAGAGCGCATCTTCGCGATTCGCATTTCGCTGGAAGAGGCGATCGTTAATGCCATCCGACACGGCAACCGCATGGACGCCTCCAAGCGGGTCAAGATCGAGGCGGCGACGGGACCGGGATATCTCGAAGTCACCGTCGAAGACGAAGGCCCCGGATTCGACCGCAAGAATGTTCCCGACCCCACCGCTGCCGAAAATCTCTGCCGTCCGAGCGGTCGCGGCATCCTGCTGATTGAAAGCTACATGACGTCGGTCGGCTGGGAGGCGGGCGGCCGACGGATGCGGATGATCCTTCAGGGTGCCTGA
- a CDS encoding rhomboid family intramembrane serine protease — MFLPIRTDSPLRSSPYMNWAMIVINVFVFVAQNVISSGHSRGQWWDPWALSASEPSLLQFITSGFLHADGMHLAGNMLFLYIFGNNVNDKMGHLGYLAFYLASIIFAGLFYVLWDKQGSVIGASGGTSAVVGAYLILFPRARVTIFVLFFLGVVEIPSLWFVAAFFIKDVIGLSGQSQVAHSAHVGGTLFGVLVCVALLAVNLLPRDQFDVVALIKQWNRRRQYRDAVSSGWNPYGTAGPAAAQPPGRGWVAPEPVPAQPMNPRQAEILNLRARIIDAVANHDLPAAARGYIELKLLDPQQVLSRQAQLDVANQLAQQQNFEHAAEAYEAFLRSYPKYEQVEQVELMLGVVLNRFLNKPARAKEMLIRAMAKLMDPNSVQLARSELQKAEAALAASGSGGLSSTPTMGGAV, encoded by the coding sequence ATGTTTCTCCCCATCCGCACCGATAGTCCGCTCCGCAGTTCGCCCTACATGAACTGGGCGATGATCGTCATTAACGTGTTCGTTTTCGTCGCGCAGAACGTCATCAGCTCCGGGCATTCCCGTGGCCAGTGGTGGGACCCCTGGGCGCTTTCGGCTTCCGAACCCAGTCTCCTGCAATTCATCACCTCCGGCTTTTTACACGCCGACGGTATGCATCTGGCCGGGAACATGCTGTTCCTGTACATCTTCGGCAACAACGTCAACGACAAGATGGGGCATCTGGGGTATCTCGCGTTCTACCTCGCGTCGATCATCTTTGCCGGGCTTTTCTACGTGCTCTGGGACAAGCAGGGCAGCGTCATCGGTGCCAGCGGCGGCACGTCGGCGGTCGTCGGCGCTTACCTCATTCTCTTTCCACGCGCACGGGTGACCATTTTCGTTCTGTTCTTCCTAGGGGTTGTGGAGATTCCCAGCCTCTGGTTCGTCGCGGCATTCTTCATCAAGGATGTCATTGGGTTGTCGGGACAATCACAGGTCGCGCATTCGGCCCACGTCGGCGGGACGCTGTTCGGGGTGCTGGTCTGCGTGGCTTTGCTTGCGGTCAACCTGCTTCCTCGCGATCAGTTTGACGTCGTTGCCCTCATCAAGCAGTGGAACCGGCGTCGGCAGTACCGTGACGCGGTCAGCAGCGGCTGGAACCCTTACGGCACTGCCGGCCCTGCCGCCGCTCAGCCACCCGGCCGTGGATGGGTGGCCCCCGAACCGGTGCCCGCCCAGCCGATGAACCCCCGGCAGGCCGAGATACTGAACTTACGCGCACGGATCATCGACGCGGTGGCCAATCATGATCTGCCGGCTGCGGCGCGCGGTTACATCGAACTCAAACTCCTCGATCCCCAGCAGGTGTTGTCGCGACAGGCGCAGCTTGATGTCGCCAATCAGCTCGCCCAGCAGCAGAATTTCGAGCACGCCGCCGAGGCTTATGAGGCGTTCCTCCGCTCGTACCCCAAGTATGAACAGGTGGAGCAGGTCGAACTGATGCTCGGCGTCGTCCTCAACCGGTTCCTGAACAAGCCTGCCCGGGCCAAGGAAATGCTCATCCGCGCGATGGCCAAGTTGATGGACCCCAATTCGGTCCAGCTTGCCCGATCCGAACTCCAGAAGGCCGAGGCGGCTCTGGCGGCAAGTGGTTCGGGCGGTCTTTCGAGCACGCCTACGATGGGTGGGGCGGTGTAA
- a CDS encoding OmpA family protein produces MGLFSIGRWGGSLKTLGFASGLSLLAVGSGCQNAMLDENKALHQENRELRARLEERDSMKSQEAPLTPPETPKPAPVEVVTPAPKPAPAPKPAAAAAPSPVTDLGGDVTVDNVAGTTTVNFLGDALFDSGQATLKSSAKVSLDKMVAGLKKQYAGKTVKVQGHSDSDPIKVSKWKSNQELSEARAKAVRDYLVQKGVEVSRISSEGFGSAKPKSATDKASNRRVEIVVMTRD; encoded by the coding sequence ATGGGCCTGTTTTCTATCGGACGTTGGGGCGGCTCTCTTAAGACACTTGGGTTCGCTTCAGGTTTGTCGCTGCTGGCCGTGGGCAGTGGCTGCCAGAACGCGATGCTCGACGAGAACAAGGCGCTCCACCAGGAAAACCGGGAACTGCGGGCTCGCCTTGAGGAGCGCGACTCGATGAAGTCGCAGGAAGCGCCGCTCACGCCACCTGAAACACCCAAGCCGGCCCCGGTGGAAGTCGTCACGCCCGCTCCGAAGCCGGCACCGGCTCCCAAGCCGGCGGCAGCGGCCGCACCGAGCCCCGTGACCGACCTTGGCGGCGACGTCACCGTCGACAACGTCGCTGGTACGACCACCGTCAACTTCCTCGGCGACGCGCTGTTTGACAGCGGCCAGGCCACGTTGAAGTCGTCGGCGAAGGTAAGCCTCGACAAGATGGTCGCCGGCCTCAAGAAGCAGTACGCCGGTAAGACCGTCAAGGTGCAGGGCCACTCCGACAGCGATCCGATCAAGGTCAGCAAGTGGAAGAGCAATCAGGAACTGAGCGAAGCCCGTGCCAAGGCGGTCCGCGATTACCTGGTGCAGAAGGGCGTTGAAGTCTCGCGCATCAGCTCCGAAGGCTTCGGCAGCGCCAAGCCCAAGAGCGCCACCGACAAGGCGTCCAACCGCCGGGTGGAAATCGTCGTGATGACGAGAGACTAA
- the hisH gene encoding imidazole glycerol phosphate synthase subunit HisH has product MIAILDYGMANLRSVQKGFEHVGHRAEIVTEPEQIDRAERFVLPGVGAFQDAVAALRERSFVEPIIRHIQKGKPFLGICLGLQMLFDVGYEDGEHCGMGVLPGKCVRFDVDDAFGLKVPHMGWNQLNVVRPSPLMRDLPADSSVYFVHSYHIVPGNEAVVATTTDYGRPFVSSIWRDNVVATQFHPEKSQKVGLQILSNFAAM; this is encoded by the coding sequence ATGATTGCGATTCTCGACTACGGCATGGCCAACCTTCGCTCCGTCCAAAAAGGATTCGAGCACGTGGGCCACCGCGCCGAGATCGTGACCGAACCGGAACAGATCGACCGTGCCGAGCGTTTTGTGCTTCCGGGTGTCGGCGCGTTCCAGGACGCGGTCGCCGCACTACGCGAGCGCAGCTTCGTCGAACCGATTATTCGGCACATTCAGAAGGGGAAGCCTTTCCTGGGCATCTGCCTGGGCCTGCAGATGCTGTTCGACGTCGGCTACGAAGACGGCGAGCACTGCGGCATGGGCGTTCTGCCCGGCAAATGTGTGCGATTTGATGTCGATGACGCGTTCGGCCTGAAGGTGCCGCACATGGGCTGGAACCAGCTGAATGTCGTGCGCCCGTCGCCGCTGATGCGCGACCTGCCGGCCGATTCGAGCGTCTATTTCGTCCACTCGTACCACATCGTCCCCGGCAACGAGGCCGTCGTCGCCACGACGACAGACTATGGCCGGCCGTTCGTCAGCAGCATCTGGCGGGACAATGTCGTCGCGACGCAGTTCCACCCCGAGAAGAGCCAGAAGGTCGGCCTGCAGATCCTGTCCAACTTCGCGGCAATGTGA
- a CDS encoding DUF420 domain-containing protein: MTKESLAAINATLNATSTVLLLLAFVFIKRKQVKAHAWTMIAALTTSATFLVFYITSYVVFGERSSGVQSGPVKTFYLLLLLSHVVLAVVMLPMIIMALVRAYNRQWARHHKIASPAFFIWFYVSVTGVVVYWMLYHLFPSMKA, translated from the coding sequence GTGACGAAGGAATCGCTGGCGGCCATTAACGCCACTCTGAACGCCACCAGCACGGTGCTGCTGCTACTGGCATTCGTGTTCATCAAGCGGAAGCAGGTCAAGGCACACGCCTGGACGATGATCGCCGCGCTGACCACCAGCGCGACTTTCCTGGTCTTCTACATCACCAGCTATGTCGTGTTCGGCGAGCGCAGCAGCGGCGTGCAATCGGGCCCCGTGAAGACCTTCTACCTTCTGCTGCTGTTGTCGCACGTCGTGTTGGCGGTCGTGATGCTTCCAATGATTATCATGGCCCTGGTTCGCGCGTATAACCGCCAGTGGGCAAGACACCATAAGATCGCCTCGCCGGCGTTCTTCATCTGGTTTTACGTTTCGGTAACGGGTGTGGTGGTTTACTGGATGCTGTATCATCTGTTCCCGTCGATGAAGGCGTGA
- a CDS encoding SCO family protein, whose product MANKQKILTTGLWAILLLAMVGVVAGKLFWPKSQNVPEVLFPAANFALTDQNGQAFGNDRLSGKPYIAAFVFTQCASICPKMTAEMSRLQGELPKEVQLISFSVDPQRDTPAVLKQYAATHKADEARWHFLTGDRDAITAVARDMKLVFQDGSADHPILHSPRILLVDDKNQIRGTYNSQMPEDLKKLVEDAKYIAGHPGGKS is encoded by the coding sequence ATGGCCAACAAGCAAAAGATCCTCACCACCGGCCTCTGGGCGATCCTTCTGCTGGCAATGGTCGGTGTGGTCGCCGGCAAGCTGTTCTGGCCGAAATCGCAGAATGTGCCCGAGGTGCTCTTCCCCGCCGCCAATTTTGCGCTGACGGATCAGAACGGCCAGGCTTTCGGCAACGATAGGCTCTCCGGCAAGCCGTACATTGCCGCGTTCGTGTTCACCCAGTGTGCCAGCATCTGCCCGAAGATGACGGCCGAGATGTCGCGGTTGCAGGGGGAACTGCCGAAGGAAGTGCAGTTGATCTCATTCTCGGTCGATCCGCAGCGCGACACCCCGGCCGTCCTGAAGCAGTACGCCGCGACACACAAAGCCGATGAGGCCCGCTGGCATTTTCTCACCGGCGACCGCGATGCGATCACCGCCGTCGCACGTGACATGAAGCTGGTCTTCCAGGATGGCAGTGCCGACCATCCGATCCTGCATAGCCCGCGAATTCTGTTGGTCGACGACAAAAATCAGATTCGCGGCACCTACAACAGCCAGATGCCGGAAGATTTAAAAAAGCTGGTCGAAGACGCGAAGTACATTGCAGGCCATCCCGGAGGCAAGTCGTGA
- a CDS encoding ABC transporter permease, whose protein sequence is MSTATGASPAILESDTTGALPAPGLWLPSLSLAKRELVRFLRQPHRVIGALATPIVFWLLIGLGMGRSFRGEGLPGGGNYLEFFFPGTVLMILLFTSIFSTISIIEDRREGFLQSVLVAPVSRMAIVLGKVLGGTALAFGQGVLFLALGPLAGLQLTAGGLLAAMGMMLLVSFALTALGFCIAWRMSSTQGFHAIMNLFLMPMWFLSGALFPPRADTFAPLRWVMELNPLTYGLAGLRRALYTGVDASALPGWPLCVGVTLAFAAVMFLLASYLAGIRTQADWQA, encoded by the coding sequence ATGTCGACCGCCACGGGCGCGAGCCCGGCTATTCTCGAATCAGACACCACTGGCGCCCTTCCGGCACCCGGGCTCTGGTTGCCGTCACTGTCGCTGGCCAAGCGGGAACTCGTTCGTTTTCTGCGTCAGCCACACCGGGTGATCGGCGCTTTGGCGACACCCATCGTCTTCTGGCTTCTCATCGGACTGGGCATGGGGCGGAGCTTTCGAGGCGAAGGTCTTCCCGGCGGCGGCAATTATCTGGAGTTTTTCTTTCCCGGCACCGTGCTGATGATCCTGCTGTTTACGTCGATTTTCAGCACGATTTCGATCATCGAAGACCGCCGGGAAGGATTTCTGCAGAGTGTTCTGGTGGCACCGGTCAGCCGGATGGCGATCGTCCTGGGGAAAGTGCTGGGTGGGACGGCGCTGGCGTTCGGCCAGGGCGTGCTGTTTCTCGCCCTCGGGCCGCTTGCCGGCCTGCAACTGACTGCCGGTGGATTGCTCGCCGCGATGGGCATGATGCTCCTGGTCTCGTTCGCGCTGACGGCGCTGGGCTTCTGCATCGCCTGGCGGATGAGTTCCACGCAGGGCTTCCACGCCATCATGAACCTGTTCCTGATGCCCATGTGGTTCCTGTCGGGCGCGCTGTTTCCGCCAAGGGCGGACACCTTTGCGCCGCTCCGGTGGGTGATGGAACTCAACCCCCTGACTTACGGCCTTGCAGGCTTGCGACGGGCGTTATACACCGGCGTTGATGCTTCCGCCCTGCCCGGGTGGCCGCTCTGCGTCGGCGTGACACTCGCCTTCGCAGCGGTAATGTTCCTTCTGGCGAGCTACCTTGCCGGTATTCGCACCCAGGCCGACTGGCAGGCGTAA
- a CDS encoding 4Fe-4S dicluster domain-containing protein gives MSEDDKPIQRRHFFREGLRSLLDNFGKVADPLQKALNEFDPKSRAEARAPAPGDTGSNTRSDPAEKPSRFVNKLRILRPPGAKEVEDDFVGTCSRCQNCVSACPVHAIQIDDNQADGVPFIIAEEQPCVMCDGLLCMYNCPSGAITALPIGLIDMGTAEWREGRCIRSEGTDCTMCVDRCPIGPRAIELRDGRIVVHEEGCTGCGVCEHDCPTSPKSIVVIPAAHRDA, from the coding sequence ATGTCCGAAGACGACAAGCCGATCCAACGCCGACACTTCTTTCGCGAGGGATTGCGCAGTCTGCTGGACAACTTCGGCAAGGTCGCCGACCCGTTGCAAAAGGCACTGAACGAGTTCGACCCGAAATCGCGAGCGGAGGCGCGAGCACCAGCGCCGGGCGATACGGGCAGTAACACGCGCAGCGATCCTGCGGAGAAGCCTTCCAGGTTCGTCAACAAGCTCCGCATCCTGCGGCCCCCGGGTGCCAAAGAGGTTGAAGACGATTTCGTCGGCACCTGCAGCCGATGCCAGAACTGTGTCTCGGCCTGCCCGGTGCATGCGATTCAGATCGACGACAATCAAGCCGACGGCGTGCCGTTCATCATCGCAGAAGAGCAGCCCTGCGTGATGTGCGACGGACTGCTCTGCATGTACAACTGCCCGAGCGGGGCGATCACAGCGTTGCCGATCGGCCTGATCGACATGGGAACTGCCGAGTGGCGGGAAGGGCGGTGCATTCGGTCCGAAGGCACCGACTGCACGATGTGCGTCGACCGCTGTCCGATCGGCCCGCGGGCGATCGAACTACGCGACGGCCGAATTGTCGTTCATGAAGAGGGCTGCACCGGGTGTGGCGTCTGCGAGCACGACTGCCCGACGTCGCCGAAGAGCATTGTGGTGATTCCGGCGGCGCACCGGGATGCGTAG
- a CDS encoding nucleotide pyrophosphohydrolase, with product MSDTPLAELTARVLRHRDERDWAQFHTPKELAISLAVEASELLALMQWQTGEALTRAVTNKRDKIVDELADVLHSTLLLAADLKIDLAEALKQKLAKDALKYPVEKSKGRAVKYDEL from the coding sequence ATGAGCGATACCCCCCTTGCCGAACTGACGGCCCGAGTCCTGCGCCACCGCGACGAACGCGACTGGGCGCAGTTCCACACCCCCAAGGAACTCGCCATCTCGCTCGCCGTCGAAGCGTCAGAATTGCTGGCGTTGATGCAGTGGCAGACGGGCGAAGCGCTCACCCGCGCCGTGACGAACAAACGCGATAAGATCGTCGACGAACTGGCGGACGTGCTGCACTCCACACTGCTGCTGGCAGCCGACCTGAAGATCGATCTTGCCGAGGCCCTGAAGCAGAAGCTGGCAAAAGACGCGTTGAAGTACCCCGTGGAGAAATCGAAAGGGCGTGCGGTGAAGTACGACGAATTGTAG
- a CDS encoding fused DSP-PTPase phosphatase/NAD kinase-like protein, producing MIHRIVHLRLATAAWVTIAPVIGGCVYHQENIAAPPAIVAEERPAIRPGLTNFARVSPLLYRGAQPTAEGFRELERMGIKAVINLRSMHDDADLLAGTNLRYFRIPCSAWDVDRAQFRQFMAIINDPANQPVFVHCQHGSDRTGFVVGGYRITEQGWDAESAVAELHTYGFHRIWGHIPAKLRATNSTANGTANGTGARVAG from the coding sequence GTGATTCACCGCATCGTCCATCTCAGACTCGCTACAGCCGCCTGGGTGACCATCGCGCCAGTCATTGGCGGGTGCGTATATCACCAGGAGAACATCGCCGCCCCGCCGGCAATCGTCGCCGAGGAACGACCGGCGATACGACCGGGCCTTACAAACTTTGCCAGGGTCTCGCCGTTGCTCTATCGCGGCGCGCAGCCCACGGCCGAAGGTTTCCGCGAGTTGGAGCGAATGGGAATCAAGGCGGTCATCAACCTTCGATCGATGCACGACGACGCCGACCTGCTCGCCGGCACCAACCTGCGGTACTTCCGCATCCCCTGCTCGGCCTGGGATGTGGACCGGGCACAGTTCCGGCAGTTCATGGCAATCATCAACGACCCGGCGAACCAGCCCGTCTTCGTCCATTGCCAGCACGGCTCGGACCGCACGGGGTTTGTCGTCGGCGGTTACCGCATCACCGAACAGGGCTGGGACGCCGAATCGGCCGTCGCGGAGCTGCACACCTACGGGTTCCACCGGATCTGGGGACACATCCCCGCGAAACTTCGCGCAACGAACAGCACGGCGAACGGCACGGCGAACGGCACGGGGGCGCGAGTGGCCGGGTAA
- a CDS encoding STAS domain-containing protein gives MPRSARGETTAMSVGTLSLVAKPGRFSHRDAEALCGQIRASRAPTVIVDFRETEDATTAAFAQLVLLRRELLREGRDLRLKGLRSRAASIWRISRLSMVLPLQ, from the coding sequence ATGCCTCGATCAGCGAGAGGCGAAACGACCGCGATGTCGGTCGGAACGCTGTCCTTGGTGGCCAAACCGGGCCGTTTCTCACACCGCGACGCAGAGGCGCTTTGCGGTCAGATTCGTGCCTCCCGGGCACCTACGGTCATCGTCGACTTCCGCGAGACCGAAGACGCGACAACGGCTGCGTTCGCCCAACTGGTTTTGTTACGCCGCGAGCTGCTACGTGAAGGCCGTGACCTTCGCCTCAAAGGCCTGCGCAGCCGGGCCGCCAGCATCTGGCGCATCAGCCGGCTGAGCATGGTGCTTCCGCTTCAGTAG
- a CDS encoding zinc ribbon domain-containing protein codes for MGPTNVALVKLFEADRKLRDAQSRLDSAAHNVRIQERRVSDLTEKLRTTQHNLKENQAKHANLEMDLKSRDQHIEKLRTQQQGAKNNKEYQALLVEINTRKLDRGKVEEQVLVLIDLIEKQKTEVGNLSTHLDAEKTKLDSMRAEINDRLSQLQSEVNAIRPEREAAEILVPVKIRDLFNRLADRYDGEAMAGIDRPDRRKEEYLCTACNMDLVRDIYNKLNSRDDVVFCPNCQRMLFIPDHFTAEHAIGPASRAKPKTTVKRVKTTTEKAAKAEKAKKEKAATAGTEGVAEFVSETVVLIEARASGELGKALAKAQGESVSRAVKSDTTPVDCEIHVDGKLAGIYKGISVENLERAAKFFLGESKVTYSTIEVKPIAPDVAEPAEAPESASVPESSAAETPAEATASVEETAATAETSEAR; via the coding sequence ATGGGTCCGACGAACGTCGCCTTGGTGAAGCTGTTCGAGGCCGACCGCAAGCTCCGTGATGCCCAGTCCCGCCTCGACTCCGCCGCTCACAACGTGCGAATCCAGGAGCGCCGCGTCAGCGACTTGACTGAGAAACTCCGTACGACGCAGCACAATCTCAAGGAAAACCAGGCGAAACATGCCAACCTCGAGATGGACCTCAAGAGCCGCGATCAGCACATCGAAAAACTCCGAACTCAGCAGCAGGGTGCCAAGAACAACAAGGAGTACCAGGCGCTGCTCGTTGAAATTAACACCCGCAAGCTGGATCGCGGCAAGGTCGAAGAGCAGGTCCTGGTTCTGATCGACCTCATCGAAAAGCAGAAGACCGAAGTCGGCAATCTCTCGACCCATCTCGATGCGGAAAAGACGAAGCTCGACAGCATGCGGGCCGAGATCAACGACCGGCTGTCGCAGCTGCAGTCCGAAGTGAACGCGATTCGCCCTGAGCGAGAGGCCGCCGAGATCCTCGTGCCGGTAAAGATTCGCGACCTCTTCAATCGGCTGGCCGACCGGTACGACGGCGAAGCGATGGCCGGCATCGATCGGCCCGACCGCCGCAAGGAAGAATACCTCTGCACCGCCTGCAACATGGACTTGGTGCGGGACATCTACAACAAGCTCAACAGCCGCGACGACGTGGTCTTCTGCCCGAACTGTCAGCGGATGCTGTTCATCCCCGATCACTTCACGGCCGAGCACGCGATCGGCCCTGCCAGCCGCGCCAAGCCCAAGACGACGGTCAAGCGGGTCAAGACGACGACGGAAAAGGCTGCCAAGGCTGAGAAGGCCAAGAAGGAGAAGGCAGCCACGGCGGGTACCGAAGGCGTCGCCGAATTCGTCTCCGAGACCGTGGTGCTGATCGAAGCCCGCGCCAGTGGCGAACTGGGCAAGGCGCTGGCCAAGGCACAGGGCGAGTCCGTCAGCCGGGCCGTCAAGTCCGATACCACCCCCGTCGATTGTGAAATCCACGTCGACGGCAAATTGGCCGGCATCTACAAGGGGATCTCGGTCGAGAACCTCGAGCGCGCCGCCAAGTTCTTCCTCGGCGAATCAAAGGTCACCTATTCGACAATCGAGGTGAAGCCGATCGCACCGGACGTCGCCGAGCCGGCAGAGGCACCCGAATCGGCATCGGTACCGGAATCCTCCGCCGCAGAGACGCCTGCCGAGGCCACTGCATCGGTGGAAGAAACGGCCGCCACCGCAGAGACCAGCGAAGCGCGATAA
- a CDS encoding CCA tRNA nucleotidyltransferase: protein MSEAAPQNDPKSSDRADATAVLLRLRDMGHIAYFAGGCVRDLLLGREPKDWDIATDAPPARVREIFPRTQAVGAAFGVILVRQGKSQVEVATFRTDGRYIDGRHPQGVTFSNPEEDAKRRDFTINGLFLDPVNDLVIDYVGGQADLAAKVIRAIGDPRHRFDEDYLRMLRAVRFAARLNFEIEPATATAIQVHSALLTRISPERIADELRVMLAPPTRVAAWRLMHVLGLLTPIFRFVEVPAGEPDDDRTIDRLFEKLPAEPLPFSLVIATAAAQWLWWASPAGSDIRRSFEKPVIAMLVGAVRKSLKLSNDECDSAGQTLEGLHPLLADDPPTVAILKRFLARPTAGLSRTLLAALNEANLIDESRYSMLQQSLAEMERTDFAPQPFITGDDLTATGMRPGPVFRQILDAAYDAQLEGRLASRDEALRLAKELERTAVVLPRQKK from the coding sequence ATGTCCGAAGCGGCCCCACAGAATGACCCCAAGTCCAGCGATCGCGCCGACGCTACAGCAGTCCTTCTGCGCCTCCGCGATATGGGGCACATCGCCTACTTCGCCGGCGGCTGCGTGCGGGACTTGCTGCTCGGACGAGAGCCGAAGGACTGGGATATCGCCACCGACGCCCCGCCGGCCCGGGTGCGGGAGATCTTTCCGCGGACGCAGGCCGTCGGGGCGGCGTTTGGGGTCATCCTCGTTCGCCAGGGCAAGAGCCAGGTCGAAGTCGCCACCTTTCGCACGGACGGCCGGTACATCGACGGGCGACATCCGCAGGGCGTGACCTTCAGCAACCCGGAAGAAGACGCAAAGCGCCGCGACTTCACGATCAACGGCCTGTTCCTTGATCCTGTCAACGACCTGGTCATCGACTATGTCGGCGGTCAGGCGGACCTGGCGGCGAAGGTGATCCGTGCAATCGGGGATCCCCGGCATCGCTTCGACGAGGACTACTTGCGAATGCTTCGCGCAGTGCGGTTCGCTGCCCGACTGAACTTTGAGATCGAGCCGGCGACCGCGACCGCGATTCAGGTTCATTCGGCGCTGCTCACCCGTATCAGCCCGGAGCGGATCGCCGACGAACTGCGCGTGATGCTGGCACCGCCGACGCGCGTCGCGGCGTGGAGGCTGATGCACGTTCTGGGCCTGTTGACGCCGATCTTTCGATTCGTCGAGGTGCCGGCAGGAGAGCCGGACGACGACCGGACCATCGACAGGCTATTCGAAAAGCTGCCGGCCGAGCCGCTGCCGTTTTCGCTGGTCATTGCCACCGCCGCGGCGCAATGGCTCTGGTGGGCATCGCCGGCAGGCTCGGACATTCGCCGAAGTTTTGAAAAGCCCGTGATTGCGATGCTGGTCGGCGCAGTTCGCAAGTCGCTCAAGTTGAGCAACGACGAATGCGACTCTGCCGGCCAGACGCTCGAAGGCCTGCATCCGTTGCTTGCAGATGATCCGCCGACCGTTGCAATCCTGAAGCGATTTCTCGCGCGACCGACCGCCGGCTTGTCGCGGACATTGCTGGCCGCGCTGAACGAGGCGAACCTGATTGACGAGTCGCGATATTCGATGCTCCAGCAATCACTGGCTGAGATGGAGCGGACGGATTTCGCGCCACAGCCGTTCATCACCGGCGACGACTTGACGGCAACCGGCATGCGACCGGGACCGGTGTTCCGTCAGATTCTGGATGCCGCCTACGACGCGCAGCTTGAAGGACGGCTGGCCTCGCGGGATGAAGCGTTGCGACTGGCGAAGGAATTGGAACGAACGGCGGTCGTCCTACCGCGACAAAAAAAATAA